A section of the Glandiceps talaboti chromosome 8, keGlaTala1.1, whole genome shotgun sequence genome encodes:
- the LOC144439160 gene encoding LOW QUALITY PROTEIN: transmembrane protein 144-like (The sequence of the model RefSeq protein was modified relative to this genomic sequence to represent the inferred CDS: substituted 1 base at 1 genomic stop codon) has product MYRFPVSVCLFTFLFSALIQGVTCNESAKENNAKLYFHSSLNEQKNVTTTSTAAAQTTVFSSTFVPTNHTPTNNTDTNNALGFIAAGVAVVFFGSNFVPVKQFETGDGMFFQWILVSGIWIVGLIVNMIRHVPTFHPLAMLGGFLWATGNITVVPVIKTIGLGLGLCIWGSLNLLMGWASGRFGWFGLKPEKPSNEVLNYVGVGLAVFSVFIYLMVQSDVSEQQSTTKELTEQDDDKHPILSTEHVQVTDEVQQPPNDLNNDVAWIDKLSPMKKRIIGCVLAIIAGSLYGLNFAPCIWIQDNVDGASSNGLDYVFAHFCGIYTTGTTYFIIYCMLMRNKPRIFPKLILPALISGVMWGIAQTAWFVANSILNESVSFPIITTGPAIVAAIWGVVVFKEIKGKRNLLILMLAFIITITGAVLSGLSKXDSACQSETINA; this is encoded by the exons ATGTACAGGTTCCCAGTGTCAGTTTGTCTGTTTACTTTTCTCTTTTCTGCACTTATTCAAG GTGTAACTTGCAATGAGTCAGCAAAAGAGAATAATGCAAAACTGTATTTTCATTCATCGTTAAACGAACAGAAGAATGTTACAACTACATCAACAGCCGCAGCACAAACAACTGTGTTCAGCAGTACATTTGTACCAACGAATCACACTCCCACCAATAATACTGATACCAATAATGCGCTAGGATTTATTGCAGCAGGGGTAGCGGTGGTGTTCTTCGGAAGCAACTTTGTACCTGTGAAACAATTTGAAACTGGAGATG GGATGTTTTTCCAATGGATTTTAGTGTCTGGAATTTGGATTGTAGGGCTTATAGTCAATATGATCCGGCATGTGCCAACTTTTCATCCACTTGCGATGTTAGGTGGATTTCTGTGGGCAACAG gTAATATAACAGTGGTGCCAGTCATCAAAACCATTGGTCTAGGGTTGGGACTATGCATCTGGGGTTCACTAAACCTATTGATGGGCTGGGCCAGTGGCAG GTTTGGCTGGTTTGGATTAAAGCCTGAAAAACCTTCAAATGAGGTATTGAATTATGTTGGTGTCGGTTTAGCAGTTTTCAG tGTGTTCATATATTTGATGGTCCAAAGTGACGTCAGTGAACAACAATCTACCACCAAAGAGCTGACAGAACAAGATGATGATAAACATCCCATCCTTAGTACTGaa CATGTACAGGTAACTGATGAAGTACAACAGCCACCCAATGACTTAAACAATGATGTAGCATGGATTGACAAGTTATCTCCAATGAAGAAGAGAATTAT TGGATGTGTGCTTGCTATTATTGCTGGTAGTCTGTATGGATTGAACTTTGCACCCTGTATTTGGATACAAGACAATGTTGATGGGGCGAGTAGCAATG GTTTGGATTACGTGTTTGCCCACTTTTGTGGAATTTACACAACTGGTACAAcgtatttcataatttattgtatgCTAATGAGAAATAAACCAAGGATCTTTCCCAAGCTGATACTACCTGCCTTGATATCAGGAGTGATGTGGGGTATAGCACAAACTGCATGGTTTGTGGCTAATTCCATACTTAATGAATCTGTTAGTTTTCCTATCATTACCACA GGCCCTGCTATTGTTGCTGCAATCTGGGGAGTTGTGGTATTCAAGGAAATCAAAGGCAAAAGAAATCTCTTGATTCTAATGTTAGCTTTTATCATCACAATTACTGGCGCTGTCTTGTCGGGCTTATCAAAGTGAGACAGTGCTTGTCAAAGTGAAACAATCAATGCATGA